From the genome of Desulfovibrio sp.:
GGGCGGTTGGGGCCGTATATGGCACGGCCGCGCCGAATGTCTGCCTCGACCTTGCGCCAGCCCGGCTGTGCCTGCTGGCAGTCGGGGACATACTACATACCTATGAGGTCAACGTCCATGAGAATCAACGCCCCCAGCGTCATGGCCCACAGCAGTATGCGCGGCAGGCGGAGCCGCGCCACAAGCCAGGATGCGCCCAGTACCGCCAGCGCGCCCAACAGGTAAACGTCCCACGGAAAGGGCTTCAGGCGGCTCATGGGCAGATGCCAGATGACCAGGGCCACCAGCACCGCATTGACCATCTTGAGCCTGTCCACCCAGTTGATGAGGTTGAGGCGTTTCAGGCGCACCAGCACCGGCATGCCGTGGCGCAGACCTGAAAAAAAACTGCCCGCCCTGAACAGCAGCAGGGCGAAAAAAAATGCCACAGCCAGGAATCCTGCCAGAGCTATATGGCCAGTAAGCAGCAGGGCCACGCTCACAAGCGCCCACAGGGGCAGCAGGGTGCCGCTGAAAAACGAATCACCCAGGGCCGAAAGCGTGGTGGCCAGGGTTTCGCGCACAGAGCTTACGGCGGACTCAGGGAGCGTGCCCTTGGCTATTTCTTCTTCCAGCGACAGCAGAATGCCCACAAAAAGCGGGATCATGAAGGGATGGGTGTTGCTGTGCCCGCCATAGCGGGCAAAGGCCCGGGCGCGGGCCGCGCCTTCGGGATACAGCCAGCGCAGGGCGGGACTCAGCACAAAGAGCAGCCCCACCTGCTGCATGCCCCGGGCTGTGGTGGCCGCATTGATGCAGCATGTGCGACCAAGGCAGTTGAGTGCGACGAGTGTGGGATACATCAGTGCGTCCTGCCCGCATGAAGTCCGGAGTTCACCGGAACTTCGCCCAAAGCCGTGGGGGGTGGCGTACCTTGACGTCTGCCGCCTGCGGCAGATGAACGGACGCACGGCGGCGTTGCGGTGGTTAGAGGTTGCGGTGGTTAAAGGTTGCGTTGGGAGTCTGTATCAGCCGTGATCAGGGCGTATATTTCTTTGCCGCTCCAGCCGCGCACCATATCCTGTACCCGGCGGGCCACCTGCCGGGGCTTGCCCTCCGGGCCGCCCGCTTCCAGTTCCTGCCGCAGCAGGGCCAGAACCTCGTTTTCAGGGCTGCGGCTTACCTGCTCCGGCGGGCCGATGATGACGGTAATTTCGCCAAGCAGGTCGTCGGGCAAATCTTCGCTGTTTTCCAGCCGAATCAGTATAAATTCCTCATGCTCCTTGGTCAATTCGCGGCAGACCGCCGCCTCGCGCGGGCCCAGCAGCTTGGCTGCCCGTGACAGGCTTTCTTTAAGGCGATCCTTGCGCTCAAAAAAAATGAGGGAGCCGGGCACATGGGCGAAAGCGGTAAACAGGGCGTCGCGCCCCGAAGCGTCGCGCGGCAGAAAGCCAAGAAAGCTGTGCGGCAGGGGCGGCAGACCCGCTGCGGAAAGGGCCGTTACAGGCGCGGAGGGGCCGGGCAGGGGGGAGACCGCCAGGCCTTCCTTGCGGCAGGCGCGCACAAGGCGGTAGCCGGGGTCGGCCAAAAGCGGCGTGCCCGCGTCGGAAACAAGGGCCACACTCTGGCCTTCGCGCAGAGCCCGCAGCACATGTTCCTGCCGATCGGCCTCGTTGTGGTCGTGGAAGCTCAAAAGGCGGCGCGCCTCAATGCCGCAGTCGCGAAAAAGGCGGGCCGTGCGGCGCGTGTCTTCCGCAAGCACGAGGTCGGCCTCGGTCAATACGGCGCGTGCCCTGGGAGAGAGATCACCAGGGTTGCCAAGAGGTGTGGCTACTATCCAGAGCCGGGGGGCAGTCAAAGGCATGGCAAAAATGCTCCAGGTGCAGGGTAGAGCCATTGCGCAGGGCGCAGATGACATCAAAGCGGCAGGGCTGTTCCCATGCCTTGTGGGCCGCCAGCCACGCGCGGGCAGCGCGGCAGAGGGTGCGCTGTTTTGCGATGCCCAGGGCATGGACGGGGCCGCCGTGGCTGTCGCTGCCGCGCGTTTTCACTTCAACAAAAACAATGGTGTCGCCGTCACGGCAGACGATATCCAGTTCCAGACGGGCCTGACGCCAGTTACGGTCAAGTATGGCGTAGCCCTTGCGGGACAAAAGGGCCGCTGCGGCCTCCTCACCCTCTTTGCCCAGAAGCAGGTGCGTGGCTGTGCCGTTTTTTTTGTCAGCGCCCTTGGGCTGCCCGTCTTCAGGGGCAGAGTGCTTCTTGCGGGCCATTTTGTCAAAAAGCCCCGGCAGCAGGCGGCGCAGGTTCACAGCAAACTGCCCTGACGCACGGCAGCGGGTTTTTCCTCACACACGCCACGGAAGGTCAGCCGGTGCTGCGGGCAGGGGCCAAGGCGGCGCAGCGCCTCGTAATGCTCTCTGGTGCCATAGCCCTTGTGGACGGCGAAACCGTAGCCGGGCCAGCGTTTGTCAAGGCTGGCCATGAGCCTGTCGCGGCAGGTTTTGGCCAGAATGGACGCGGCGGAAATGGCGGGCTCTGTGGCGTCGCCCTGTATAATGGCGCGCTGGCGCGGGGGCGTGCCCGCATGGCCCAGGCTCCACAGGCGCGCCAGAACGTGTTCGGGCAGGGTTTTGTCGCCGTCAATGAGCAGAAGGGCCGGCGTTGTGCGCAGGTGGCGTATTGCCAGGCTCATGGCCTCAAAGGTGGCCTGAAGAATGTTGATGGCGTCAATGCGGCGCGGCCAGACGATGCCGAGCCCCCAGCTTACGGCGCAGGCCTTGATGCACGGAGCCAGCGTGTCGCGCTGTTTGGCAGTGCAGGCTTTGGAGTCCGTAAGGCCGGGCAAATCGAAGCTTGCGGGCAGGATGACGGCCCCGGCCACCACCGGCCCCGCAAGGCAGCCACGCCCGGCTTCATCCACTCCCGCCGTGATGCCGGGATCGTTGGGGCGGTCTGCTGGAAAAAACAGACTGCCTTGCAGATCGGGCGGGCGCGATGGGCGGGAGGAGGATTTTTTCACGCTCGGTTTCCTGATTATGGCGACTCTGGCAATAAACGCGCAAGAGGCGCGCCATGAGTGCGGTTGCCCGCCATCTCACGGCGCGCCGTCAAAAAGGCGCAGTGTGTTATCTGATGCCTCAGCAGGCTATCAGAAGCGGCCACGCGGCTTGATACGCGCCGCTTTGCCCTTGAGGGCGCGCAGGTAGTACAGACGGCTGCGGCGCACGCGGCCCTGGGTGACCAGTTCCACGCGGTCGATGAAGGGCGAGTTCATGGGGAAGATGCGTTCCACACCCACGCCGTCAGAAACCTTGCGCACCGTAAAGGTGGCATTGGTGGTGCCGCGTTTGATGCGGATGACGTTGCCCTGGAAAACCTGGATGCGCTGTTTTTCGCCTTCCACGATACGCAGATGTACTTTCACCGTGTCGCCGGAGCGAAACGCGGGTACATCCATGCGCATGTTTTCCCGTTCGATTTTTTTGATGATATCCATCGTGAACTCCTTGCAAATCCGGGCGGATTGTTGCGTCGTTGCGTAGCGGCGCCGATGCGTTCAGGCCGCCTGTTTTGTCAGCTGTAATCGCCTAAAATTCTGTCTGCCAGAATTGCGGCGGCGCTGCGCACCGAAAGGTGGTTATACCCTAAAAACCGCACAGGGCGAATCAGACCGTCACATTGTTCCAGCACTTCGGGGGCAAGCCCCTTGGCTGTGCCGAGACAAAGCATGACCGGCCCCTGGCTGCACCAGTGTCGCACTTCCTGCGGCGTCATGAGCGGGCCCTTGTGAGCCTGCCCTGTATTTTTGCCGGGCCAAACGGCAGAACTTGCCACCAGTTTGGGCCGGACGCCGTGCCGTGCGGTCATATGCGCCACGGCCTCGTCCAGAGAGGTTGCGGGACAAACCAGACCAAGAGCCTGTGCCCGGTCGGCGTTGCCTGAACCTCCCGGACCCCGCGTCCAGTGGCGCAAAATTTCATCCAGCACCCGTAGTTGGTCTTGCAAGGGGGTCACCACATGGAAAAAACCCATTGCATAGCTGCGGGAAATTCGGGCTATATCGTGTATGTCGAGATTTGTCAAAGAGGAAGCGCCGGATTTTTTCGCGTCAAGCTGCACCGGATAGTGCACAAGACAGAACGAAAGGTTGCGCCCCGGCCTTTCGCGGGGAGCTTCGGCCAGTGTCAGCACATCTTCTTTTGTCAGCGGGGCGGAGTCCAGCAAGTCAGGCCGCATGCGCAATGTGGCCAGCACGGACTGCCGCCGCCGCCACTGCTCGATACGCGCGTGATCGCCGCCACGCAGCACTCCGGGCACGGGCAGACCTTCCAGAACTTCTGGACGGGTGTAGTGCGGATATTCCAGAAGGCCGTGCGAAAAGCTTTCGTCCTCGCCGGATTCTTCCTTGCCCATAAAGCCGGGCATAAGGCGCGAAACAGCCTCAATGACAGCCAGAGCCGCCGTTTCGCCGCCGTTGAGCACCACATCTCCCACGCTCACGGGCTCGATGGAAAAAATATCCAGCAGGCGGGCGTCAATGCCTTCATACCGGCCGCAGACGATGGTCAGGTCTTCTTCACGCGCCAGTTCGGCAGCCATGCTTTGCGTCAGCGGGCGGCCGCCGGGCGTCATGAGCAGGATGCGCCCCGGTTGCCCGATGGAGCGCAGCGCCGCTGCCAGGGGTTCGCCCTGCATGACCATGCCGGGCCCGCCGCCGTAGGGGCGGTCGTCCACATGCCGATGCTTGCTGGTGCTGAACTCGCGGGGATCGTGAAAGGAAAAATCTACAAGCCCAGCTTCCCGCGCACGGCCCATAAGGGCTGTGGACAGAGGCGACTGGAAAAATTCGGGAAAGAGGGAAACCAGGTGAAAGCGCGGCATGGGCGGAGAGTGCCGTAAAACGCCTTGTCTTGCAAGAAGAGCTTTGCCTGTGAGGGGGACGGGGCGGCCACGCCTTACCAAGAAAACGCTGATTTATTCCGTTTGGCGGACTTGCTTCACTTTTTTTGAAACAGTCGAGGACGGAAGAGTCCACTCCTGCTTCAAAAAAAGAGCGCGCCTTGCCAAACGAAATACCAGCGCGTTTTCAGGAAGCTCTTTAATCAGTGCTTCTCTCTATAAGACCGCGCGGCTTACGGTGGTGGCGTGAAGAGTTTTAGGGGGTGGGGGTGTGGGGGAGGCGACCCTTTTGCAAAAGGGTCCCTCCCCCACAAAATCTTTCACATGATCATCGACGTGGACAACCACGTCCCCCCCCCACAAAATATTTCACATCACCATACCATACCATACCATCTCATCTAGCCGAGGCTGTTGAGGACGCCGCTCCAGTGCGCGCGCAGGGGGCGGCCTGTCACAAGAAGGGGGCGTTCCGACGACACTGGGGCTGCCACGCACAGCCAGTGTTCGGCACAGGGAATAAGCTGCCAGCCGATGTACCTGCACGGCGTAGTCTGACGGGCGCTGATTGGGCCAATGGAAAACCCAGTGCTTCCTTCATGGCAGAATTGCGCGCGGCCGCGCCTTTGCCCGAAAAATCCGCTGTTGACCAGGGCGGGGTCACGGGAGAGGCCAAGCCCGGCGGACTTGAGAAGGGCCTCCTTGATGGTCCAGCGCCGTAACGCATCACGGGTACTGGATTCTTTGGCAAGGGGGGCGGCCAATTCCTTGCCGGAATAGGCGCGGGGGTTTGGCGGCGGATTGATCAGGGATTCTGCGTCAACAGCCAGACAGGGGCGAAATTCCAGCAGTGCCTCACTGTCCAGCGATTCGGCGTTTTGGTGACAGGGCTGATTGTTACCTTCGTGCCCCAGATGGAACGCGGCGCAGAACGCCGCATGGCCGCTGTGGCTGAACGCGGCCCGCCAGTCTGGCATCACGGGCCTTCCCAGGTAGTCTATATCAAGCCCCTTAAGGCTCAGCCAGGTCATGTGCGAATGCATGTCGGCATGTTGCCGTGGACTTTGGGCGGCATCAGCCGTGCCGCGCGTGATTATGGAGGCATGCGTGGCGGCCATGACCAGCCGTATGAGCAGCGCCCGTGCAAGCAGGCGGCTGCACCGGGCCTTGAGGGCGGCATCGCTTGAGCCGAAGCATTGCAGGTGGCCCAGTTGCGCCGGGCTGAGCCAGGGCATCAGGACTTCTTCCAGATGGGCACACCAATGGTGCAGGGCCAGCCCCTCCAGGCGTGGCAAAGGAGAATATAGAATGACAATGCCGCGTTTGGCGGCCTGTGCCGCCCATATCCAGCGCAGGTCAGCAACGGACGCCTGCGCCCACGCGCCGGAAGGCTGCGCGGCGGGCGGAAAATCTGCCTGCTCTGCGGATGTCTGCCCCGACGGGGAGAGGAACAAAGACTGTTCGGGAAATCTTTCGTCAGTACCTGCTTTACCCATGATGCCCTACTTGCTTTTTGCTTCCGGTTGGGCCTCTGAGGCGGCCGTGCCCGGCGAGTCTGGGCCCGTCGAGTCTGGGCCGGACGATTCGATGCCGGATGTTGCTGCCTTGCCGCCCTCGTTGCGTTGCGGCGTAGCGTCCGTTTTGCCTGGCTGGCCAGATTTGCCCGAAGCGGGCTGGCCGGGGACAGTCTGGCCGGGAACGGGTTTGTCGGGAGCGGGTTTGCTGGGAGCGATATGGCCGGGCGAACCGGCGTTTTTGCCGTCAGTCGCGCTGGCAGCGGGCGCTTCATGTTGCCAGAACCTGAGCCATGACGGCGCTTCACCGTGCCATGCCCAGTAGCCTCCAAGGCTGGCGGCTGCGAGAAGGAGCAGGGCCAGGACGGTCATGAAGGCGCGGCGCACGCGCGAGTGGCCGAGGCGGGCGGGCAAGCCGTAAGGGTCGTCAAGCGAGCGCTGCGCGCCGGGGGGCATTTGGCCCACGGCCGTGAGCGCGCCGCCCATGGTAAAGTTTATGGGCGCGCCGGTGTTGACGGCCCAGCCGGAAGCGTCCAGCAAGGGGCCGAGGCTGCGGCGGCGCAGTTTGAACCATGCCATGACCACGGATGGGCCGGAGATCACGGCGAAAATAACCAGCAGCGCCATGGGCCACCACCAGCCCAGAGAAAAAAGGGACCTGGCGATGTAGGTGAACGAGGCGCTGACCATGCTTATGCCCACACTGACGGCGGCAAAAATGCCTGCGCTTTTCGCAATGTCAAAGGGCTGTTTTGGCGGCGCGGCCTTGGTCGCCGCATCTGCCTGCCCGGTGGCTGTGGAACTGGCAAGCTTGGATGAGGCGCTGGAAATGGCCGCATCCTTGGCGGCTACCAGTTTTTGCAACTGCCCGCCCACAAGATTGGCAAAGCGTATGTAGGGAGCCCACATGGCTTCGCGCAGGCTGATGGGATTGCGCACTACACGCAGCAGCGTACTGTCCCATGGCTGACCGGCATTGTCCACAAAAACGCCGTGACGGCCTTCAATCAGATCATCGGCCGAGCCTGCAGTCAGGGCGGCGGCGATGGTGGCCGTATGCTCCTTGCCGCTGGCGTCTTTACGGACGCAAAGACAGTAGAGCAGGCAAAGGTGGCTTTGGGTGGCCAGGCGCACGTGGGCGCTCACATCGTCCACATGCACGCACAGCGAGCAGGAGCGGCTGTCGATATACAGAGTGCCAGCCAGGAATATGGCCCTGTTGCCGGGTTCGTAAAAATCCGCAAATGAAACAAAGTTCATGAGCAGTGTGTAAAGATTGGCGTGCAGCAGAACAAGCTTTTCAAGATCACGCAAAGCGTCCATGCGGGGGGCGGCCAGGTCGCGATCCACATATGCGGCGAATGCCTTTTCCGTGGCGGGCGAAAGCAGCGCGTCCAGTTCTTCGTCTGAAAGCCTGTCCACAGCTTCTTCAGGACTCAGGGGCAGAAATGTTCTGCCAAGGGGATCGCCGTCGGGAGCAAGCGCCAGAGGCGGCTGGTCTTGAGCACTGAAGGGGGCGGCGTCTTCCGGAGCGCGGGAAAACTTTGGTTTTTGCGCCAGCAGCGCGGCATAGGGCGCAAAACGGTTCTGGATGGCGCGCCAGGTCTCTTCATCAAGAACAGGTGCGACGTCTGTGCCGGCGTGCCCGCTTTTGGGCGGGAGCAGCAGGGTTTCAAACAGGCGGCGGAAGGCGCGTACGTCTTTTTCCCATGCGGGATTGATGCCCGCTTGCAGGTCAAGCGGTTGCCCGGCGGCTATTCTGGCCAGGGGGCGGCGGCTCAGATGGTCCATTGAAAAAAGTTCTGTAGCCGCGTTTTCCGGTGAGGCCAGTTCGTTTTCTTCATTAAGCGCAGGCAAGGTCTGGGGCGCGAAGGCGGCCATGCGGCAGCGGGCAAAGTAGTCGTCCAGCTTGGGGCCGAGCCTTTGCATGAGGCCCCAGGCTTCGGCCGTGTCGCGGCCCAGGGGCAGGTCTGCGTCACGCGTTTTTTGCCGCCACTCACGCACGGCGTGCAAGGCTTCACGAAAGTGTCCGGCAAGGGCGGCGTCAAGGCCGGGCATGCCGGAATCGTCGCGCATGCCGCCAATAATCGTAAGGCCGGAGATGATAAAACGGCTGACCTCGTCTCCCGTTGCATCCTGAGCGTCCACCGAAGTGGAGGGAACAACGCCGTCACCGTTGAAGGCGTAACCAGCGGCAGCGCTCAGCGCGGCGGCCGCCTGGCGGCGGTCGACACTGGTTTTATCTTCGGCCCCGGTCTTGTCCAGCACCAGGCGCGCGGCGGCCAGCATGTTGACGCCTTCGGGGGTGTCCTGCCGCAAGATATCCAGAGGAAGTTTTGCGCGGCGCTCCCTGAGGCGTGATGGATGGCTGACGCGCTGGCACAGCCAGTCCACGGCATCGAGAATTTCCCTGGCGCGGATGCGCCCGTCGCTGTCTGCGTCCAGGAGCGTCAAGGTCTGCGCGTCAAATTCGAGCCCATAGGTGGGGCAGCTCATGGCCATCCAGAGTTTGGGATCGAGCAGCCGCAGGTCTTGCCACTCCGCATCGGTAGACAGCAGGGCCTGATCAAGCCCGGCCATACGGCGAAACGTGAAGACAGGGCCGCAATGCCCTGCGGGATTCTGTTGTTCTGTATCGGAAGGAGGGCAGGCAGTATCTTTGGGCATGATAGTGTCCGTATGTAAAGCAGAAGAGTTATCACTCTGTAATATATGGAATAAAAATGTCAGAAATGGCTTTGGATAC
Proteins encoded in this window:
- a CDS encoding ribonuclease HII, which translates into the protein MQGSLFFPADRPNDPGITAGVDEAGRGCLAGPVVAGAVILPASFDLPGLTDSKACTAKQRDTLAPCIKACAVSWGLGIVWPRRIDAINILQATFEAMSLAIRHLRTTPALLLIDGDKTLPEHVLARLWSLGHAGTPPRQRAIIQGDATEPAISAASILAKTCRDRLMASLDKRWPGYGFAVHKGYGTREHYEALRRLGPCPQHRLTFRGVCEEKPAAVRQGSLL
- the rsmI gene encoding 16S rRNA (cytidine(1402)-2'-O)-methyltransferase, which codes for MPLTAPRLWIVATPLGNPGDLSPRARAVLTEADLVLAEDTRRTARLFRDCGIEARRLLSFHDHNEADRQEHVLRALREGQSVALVSDAGTPLLADPGYRLVRACRKEGLAVSPLPGPSAPVTALSAAGLPPLPHSFLGFLPRDASGRDALFTAFAHVPGSLIFFERKDRLKESLSRAAKLLGPREAAVCRELTKEHEEFILIRLENSEDLPDDLLGEITVIIGPPEQVSRSPENEVLALLRQELEAGGPEGKPRQVARRVQDMVRGWSGKEIYALITADTDSQRNL
- a CDS encoding YraN family protein, with the translated sequence MNLRRLLPGLFDKMARKKHSAPEDGQPKGADKKNGTATHLLLGKEGEEAAAALLSRKGYAILDRNWRQARLELDIVCRDGDTIVFVEVKTRGSDSHGGPVHALGIAKQRTLCRAARAWLAAHKAWEQPCRFDVICALRNGSTLHLEHFCHAFDCPPALDSSHTSWQPW
- a CDS encoding PTS system mannose/fructose/sorbose family transporter subunit IID, coding for MYPTLVALNCLGRTCCINAATTARGMQQVGLLFVLSPALRWLYPEGAARARAFARYGGHSNTHPFMIPLFVGILLSLEEEIAKGTLPESAVSSVRETLATTLSALGDSFFSGTLLPLWALVSVALLLTGHIALAGFLAVAFFFALLLFRAGSFFSGLRHGMPVLVRLKRLNLINWVDRLKMVNAVLVALVIWHLPMSRLKPFPWDVYLLGALAVLGASWLVARLRLPRILLWAMTLGALILMDVDLIGM
- the trmD gene encoding tRNA (guanosine(37)-N1)-methyltransferase TrmD, encoding MPRFHLVSLFPEFFQSPLSTALMGRAREAGLVDFSFHDPREFSTSKHRHVDDRPYGGGPGMVMQGEPLAAALRSIGQPGRILLMTPGGRPLTQSMAAELAREEDLTIVCGRYEGIDARLLDIFSIEPVSVGDVVLNGGETAALAVIEAVSRLMPGFMGKEESGEDESFSHGLLEYPHYTRPEVLEGLPVPGVLRGGDHARIEQWRRRQSVLATLRMRPDLLDSAPLTKEDVLTLAEAPRERPGRNLSFCLVHYPVQLDAKKSGASSLTNLDIHDIARISRSYAMGFFHVVTPLQDQLRVLDEILRHWTRGPGGSGNADRAQALGLVCPATSLDEAVAHMTARHGVRPKLVASSAVWPGKNTGQAHKGPLMTPQEVRHWCSQGPVMLCLGTAKGLAPEVLEQCDGLIRPVRFLGYNHLSVRSAAAILADRILGDYS
- a CDS encoding 4'-phosphopantetheinyl transferase superfamily protein produces the protein MGKAGTDERFPEQSLFLSPSGQTSAEQADFPPAAQPSGAWAQASVADLRWIWAAQAAKRGIVILYSPLPRLEGLALHHWCAHLEEVLMPWLSPAQLGHLQCFGSSDAALKARCSRLLARALLIRLVMAATHASIITRGTADAAQSPRQHADMHSHMTWLSLKGLDIDYLGRPVMPDWRAAFSHSGHAAFCAAFHLGHEGNNQPCHQNAESLDSEALLEFRPCLAVDAESLINPPPNPRAYSGKELAAPLAKESSTRDALRRWTIKEALLKSAGLGLSRDPALVNSGFFGQRRGRAQFCHEGSTGFSIGPISARQTTPCRYIGWQLIPCAEHWLCVAAPVSSERPLLVTGRPLRAHWSGVLNSLG
- a CDS encoding ABC transporter permease — translated: MPKDTACPPSDTEQQNPAGHCGPVFTFRRMAGLDQALLSTDAEWQDLRLLDPKLWMAMSCPTYGLEFDAQTLTLLDADSDGRIRAREILDAVDWLCQRVSHPSRLRERRAKLPLDILRQDTPEGVNMLAAARLVLDKTGAEDKTSVDRRQAAAALSAAAGYAFNGDGVVPSTSVDAQDATGDEVSRFIISGLTIIGGMRDDSGMPGLDAALAGHFREALHAVREWRQKTRDADLPLGRDTAEAWGLMQRLGPKLDDYFARCRMAAFAPQTLPALNEENELASPENAATELFSMDHLSRRPLARIAAGQPLDLQAGINPAWEKDVRAFRRLFETLLLPPKSGHAGTDVAPVLDEETWRAIQNRFAPYAALLAQKPKFSRAPEDAAPFSAQDQPPLALAPDGDPLGRTFLPLSPEEAVDRLSDEELDALLSPATEKAFAAYVDRDLAAPRMDALRDLEKLVLLHANLYTLLMNFVSFADFYEPGNRAIFLAGTLYIDSRSCSLCVHVDDVSAHVRLATQSHLCLLYCLCVRKDASGKEHTATIAAALTAGSADDLIEGRHGVFVDNAGQPWDSTLLRVVRNPISLREAMWAPYIRFANLVGGQLQKLVAAKDAAISSASSKLASSTATGQADAATKAAPPKQPFDIAKSAGIFAAVSVGISMVSASFTYIARSLFSLGWWWPMALLVIFAVISGPSVVMAWFKLRRRSLGPLLDASGWAVNTGAPINFTMGGALTAVGQMPPGAQRSLDDPYGLPARLGHSRVRRAFMTVLALLLLAAASLGGYWAWHGEAPSWLRFWQHEAPAASATDGKNAGSPGHIAPSKPAPDKPVPGQTVPGQPASGKSGQPGKTDATPQRNEGGKAATSGIESSGPDSTGPDSPGTAASEAQPEAKSK
- the rplS gene encoding 50S ribosomal protein L19 translates to MDIIKKIERENMRMDVPAFRSGDTVKVHLRIVEGEKQRIQVFQGNVIRIKRGTTNATFTVRKVSDGVGVERIFPMNSPFIDRVELVTQGRVRRSRLYYLRALKGKAARIKPRGRF